The Oscillatoria acuminata PCC 6304 genomic interval TGCGCTCGTGCAGTTGGTCCGATAGCCCAAATAAACCGGGCTAAATCAGCCCAAACCCTTTGTTAGTAGTAAATTGGAGTAAAACATCCCTATGGGTAAAGTAGTTGGAATTGACTTAGGAACCACAAACTCTTGCGTTGCTGTGATGGAAGGGGGTAAGCCCACCGTGATCGCTAACGCAGAAGGCTTCCGCACCACGCCTTCGGTCGTCGCTTACACGAAAAACAGCGATCGCCTCGTCGGTCAAATCGCCAAGCGTCAAGCGGTGATGAACCCGGAAAACACCTTCTATTCCGTCAAGCGGTTCATCGGACGCAAACATACCGAAGTCACCCATGAAACCACTGAGGTTTCCTATAAAGTCCTCAACATCAATGGCAACGTTAAGCTCGATTGCCCTGCTTTAAGCAAGCAATATGCTCCCGAAGAAATTTCCGCTCAAGTGCTGCGGAAACTGGTAGATGATGCCAGCACCTACCTGGGTGAAAAAGTGACCCAAGCGGTGATTACGGTTCCCGCCTATTTCAACGATTCTCAGCGTCAAGCGACGAAAGATGCCGGGAAAATTGCCGGGATTGAAGTCTTGCGGATCATCAACGAACCCACTGCCGCTTCTCTGGCTTATGGGTTAGACAAGAAGAGTAACGAAACCATTCTGGTGTTTGACTTAGGGGGTGGGACCTTCGACGTTTCCATCTTAGAAGTCGGCGACGGTGTGTTTGAAGTGCTCGCCACCTCTGGAGATACCCACCTGGGTGGGGATGACTTTGATAAGAAGATTGTGGACTTCCTCGCTGAAGAATTCCGCAAAGCCGAAGGAATTGACCTGCGGAAGGATAAGCAAGCCCTGCAACGATTGACTGAGGCGGCTGAAAAGGCCAAAATTGAGCTCTCTAGCGTGACTCAAACGGAAATCAACCTGCCCTTTATTACGGCAACCCAGGAAGGTCCGAAGCACTTAGATACGACCTTGACTCGGGCTAAGTTTGAGGAACTGACGGCAGATTTGATTGACCGTTGCGGCATTCCCGTGGAAAATGCAGTTCGGGATGCGAAGTTGGATAAGAGTGCGATCGATGAGGTGGTCCTCGTCGGGGGTTCTACTCGGATTCCGGCAGTGAAAGAACTGGTGAAAAAGGTTCTGGGTAAAGAACCGAACCAAACGGTGAACCCGGATGAAGTGGTAGCTGTGGGTGCTGCAATTCAAGCGGGTGTGCTGGCAGGTGAAGTCAAAGACATTCTGCTGCTTGACGTGACTCCCCTCTCCCTGGGTGTGGAAACCTTGGGTGGCGTGATGACCAAGATTATTCCTCGTAACACCACGATTCCTACCAAGAAGTCGGAAGTGTTCTCCACCGCAGTGGATGGTCAAACCAATGTGGAAATCCACATTCTGCAAGGGGAACGCGAGATGGCGAACGATAACAAGAGTTTGGGAACGTTCCGCCTAGATGGAATTCCCCCGGCACAGCGTGGGGTTCCTCAAATTGAAGTGACCTTTGATATTGATGCGAACGGGATCCTGAATGTCCATGCGAAGGATAAGGGGACTGGGAAGGAACAGTCGATCAGTATCACGGGTGCGAGTACCTTGCCTGGGGATGAAGTGGAACGGATGGTCCGGGAAGCGGAATCGAATGCCACGGCAGATAAGGAACGTCGCGAGAAGATTGATCTGAAGAACCAAGCGGATTCGTTGACTTATCAAGCTGAGAAGCAGATGAGTGAGTTGGGAGATAAGGTCCCGGCGGATGAGAAGACGAAGGTGACTGATTTGATTCAGGCGCTTAAGGATGCGATCGCCAAGGATGATTTGGAACTGATGAAGTCTCAGATGACTGAGTTGCAACAAGCTCTGTATGCGATCGGTAGCAAGATCTACGAACAATCCGGCGGTGCTGAAGGTGGCCCTCCGAATGATAATGGCGACGGCGGCGCTGGCACACCTCCCTCGGGCGGTTCTGATGAAGATGTCATCGATGCTGAGTTCTCTGAAACAAAGTAGATTAGCCTTATTCTATATAGGAAGAGAGGTAGGGTTAATCCTGCCTCTTCCAGAAAGCCCGTTTAGGCGGGCTATTTTTTTTGGGAATTGTGGTGGGGCGATCGGCAATCAACCGGCTTCTGGTTATTATACAAAAAAACTGACGCAACGCAGAGAATCACAATAGGAAATTTTATGGGGGAGTTATCCAAATCAGAAAATCAGTAGAACTCTTGCACAATTCTGGATCGATCCCCCCATTCTCCTTGGAAAGGGGGGCTTTATCTATCTCACATTATCCGACTCCTGCCGCTTCAATTAATCGGGAAAGGGCTACCTGAATCGCCAACAATTCCGCTGGAGGGTTTCGCAAAAATTCCGAATTACTCTGCTGAATCATCTCGTTATAGGAGCGAATTGCATCTAATAACTCTTCCGCGTTCACTTGCCCATCCGCCAAAAGTCTGGCTAATTTAGAGGCTAACCGTCTTGTCGCTTCAACGGAAGGAGCACCTGGAGTGCTAGAGAGTGCGGTGGACAGAGCATTAACGCTATTCACTTCACCCGTAGTGAGGACCGCTGCCACGAGTTGCTGGGCTTCAAAAGAAACGCTTGCACCGCTCACTGCATTGAGATTTCCTGCATTTAGCTGCGCTAGTACATTATTCCCCGCTTCATTCACTGCCGATTGAGCATCCCCTCTTCCAGCAAAGACCGTTTGGCTTCCGGTTCCGCTTCCAAAACCCCCTATGTCCCCGGTGGTCGTGATTACCCCTTCTTGCCCCTGAAGACCACTCGATGGATTTGTTTCACTGCCTCCGGATGTTGAGGGTACGCTAGGGGTCTCAGTAGGGATGGGTGGCGGTTGTACCTGTGTGGGTTCCAGCACTGGTGGCGGTTGTACTGGTGCCGGTTGCACTGATGGCGGTTGCACTGGTGGCGGTTGTACTGGTGGCGGTTGCACTGGTGCCGGTTGTACTGGTGGCGGTTGCACTGGTGCCGGTTCAACCACTGGTGGCGGTTGCACTGGTGCCGGTTGTACTGGTGGCGGTTGCACTGGTGCCGGTTCAACCACTGGTGGCGGTTGTACTGGTGCCGGTTCTACGACGGGTGGCGGGGTGATTTGTGGTGCCGGGGCAATGGGTGGGGGGGGTACTATCTCACTCCCCATCATTGAACCACTCACCGGAGATTGAGCCTGAGCCTGAACTGGGTAAGCACTGAGGAATATAACACCACACAATCCTAAGCCAACTGCACAATATTGATAGAGAAATTTATGATTCATGGAGATTACACTAAATGACAGAATTTAAAATGCTAAAGTATAGCCATAGCCAATGCCCAGAATGAACCGGGCACCATCCCCTGCATTATTGGTTATATCGGCAAAAGCGGGGGTAATCACTAGGGGGAGATCTTTGAAGGGGACTATCGAAGCGCCGAGAAACAAATCTTGACCTGTCCAGTCCGCAATCAGTGAGATCTGTTCAACGACCCGCAAACCCACACTGCTAAACACACCTATTGTGTTGTTGTCATTAATTACATCATCTTCTGAGCGGTAACGACCCCCTCCAACTCCTAAAGATACGGTGAGTTGGCTTAGTGGTTCTGCACTATTTTCTTTAAAGCGAAAGATTTTGGTCACGACGCCATAGGGACTGCTGGTGGTATCAATGTCGCCCCAAGAAAGTGCATATTCTACCCCAGCCGCAACAGCAAAATTATTGGGGAGTAAACGGTGGACTTTAAAGCTAACGCCCCCATCAGCGAGGGTTTCGTCAATTAAATCGGTAACCACCAGGCTCACTTCTAATCCGACATTTTCGCGAGAGTTCCCTAACCCAAACCCTAATGCTAAAGTTCCATCAGCTTTGGTGGTGTAGCGAGTTCTCTCTTGATATCCAAATCCGGTATAGACTCGACCCCAGTTTGCACCGAATGCGGTAGGAGTTCCGATACTGACTCCGGGTGCAGAACTGCCACCGGCTGTAGGGACAACTAAGGTGGCTGGTTCTGGAAGTAAATACTGATTCCGTAGGGTTTCTAGGTCTGAATCGGTAGAAGTGGGTTCCTGGGCGACGATCGCCTCTTGTGCCCGAAAGAAGGTGTTAAAGCTGCGTTCTTCTACCTGCAAAGCCTCAGCCGTTGGAGAGGTAAAGGGTAACGCGAACTGAGTGGTTTCTGAGGGGAGTTCCCAGGCGATCGCCTCGGGTTGCTCGTTGTTGTCATTCAGGGGGACTGGGTTTGCACTGGCAATCGTGTTATATAAAGTCGCTCCTAGAAAGGAGGCGATCGCCAGCAGCAACCGTTTTGACCGTTGGGTTGTACCTATCCCTAAATATTTTGCTAATAGTTTTTGACGCATAAATTGTTAAGCTCACTGCTCACACACACTGAATTTCTGAACTTTGCTCGAATTCAAAACCCTGGAATGTCTCATCACCCTTAGATTTACCCTAACATTAATCTCTCACTTACCATAAAAATCCCGGTTGGGTTTCCGGTTGGGTTTCCGGTTGGGTTTCCGGTTCCGGTTGGGGTGGCGTAATATTGGGTTCCGGTGGCGGTGAGGATGGACTCGGTTGCACCGTTGATTCGGACTGGGTTGGGGGCGATGGAGAATTAACTGTTGGGGTTGTTGGTGCAGTCGGGGAATTCGCCATCAAGGGCTGGATTTGGTCTCGCAGCTTCACAACCCACTCTCTTCTATCTTGTCTTTCTGTTTCCCTAGGAAACTGAGCGATTTGGTTGTCAAGAATCGTGATGGCTTTGTTATAATTCACAAATGCCTCATCATACTTCGCCTGAAAGGTCTTTACTAATCCTTTCCCGTACCAAACTGGATAGAATTCTGAATCAATCTCAATGGCTTTTTCATAAGCCTCAAGTGCTTGTGGGGGCCTCAGTGCTCGCCAATATTGATTTCCCTGATTGGCCCAATACACTGCACTATTAGGCTGTGCCGCAGTTTGCTCCTGCATCCCCGCCAAAACAAATTCTGCCCCGATTGCCTCGATATCATCTTGATTTAATGCCCGGGCCGGATTGGTTTGGATGGTGACATTATTTAAAGGAATACTGACTTGGGGTGCTAAATTCAAAAATTTAGAAATGGGAATTGATAAACTATAGCCAATCAGCACTCGTTCGTTTCCTGAAGCTCCTTCATTAGAAACCCGTTCTCCTTCATTTTGTCCATGAACAGCAATGACTCTCCCATCGGTATCTAAGACCGGACCCCCACTCATTCCCGGATAAGTGATACTCGTATAAACGGCTTGGTAACCCTCTGCAACCGGGCGGATTCTGAACCCGACCATTTTATTTTCGGGCAGGAGTCTCCCCACACTAAATCGATACTTTAATTCAGTGATATCTCG includes:
- the dnaK gene encoding molecular chaperone DnaK; this encodes MGKVVGIDLGTTNSCVAVMEGGKPTVIANAEGFRTTPSVVAYTKNSDRLVGQIAKRQAVMNPENTFYSVKRFIGRKHTEVTHETTEVSYKVLNINGNVKLDCPALSKQYAPEEISAQVLRKLVDDASTYLGEKVTQAVITVPAYFNDSQRQATKDAGKIAGIEVLRIINEPTAASLAYGLDKKSNETILVFDLGGGTFDVSILEVGDGVFEVLATSGDTHLGGDDFDKKIVDFLAEEFRKAEGIDLRKDKQALQRLTEAAEKAKIELSSVTQTEINLPFITATQEGPKHLDTTLTRAKFEELTADLIDRCGIPVENAVRDAKLDKSAIDEVVLVGGSTRIPAVKELVKKVLGKEPNQTVNPDEVVAVGAAIQAGVLAGEVKDILLLDVTPLSLGVETLGGVMTKIIPRNTTIPTKKSEVFSTAVDGQTNVEIHILQGEREMANDNKSLGTFRLDGIPPAQRGVPQIEVTFDIDANGILNVHAKDKGTGKEQSISITGASTLPGDEVERMVREAESNATADKERREKIDLKNQADSLTYQAEKQMSELGDKVPADEKTKVTDLIQALKDAIAKDDLELMKSQMTELQQALYAIGSKIYEQSGGAEGGPPNDNGDGGAGTPPSGGSDEDVIDAEFSETK
- a CDS encoding tetratricopeptide repeat-containing S1 family peptidase, which gives rise to MKVYRILLAVLIGLAMALAQPYLGTAFISDSVDQVKAIAQEITVLIPETNPESGKTANGSGFLIAKQGNTYTVLTANHVVCRDQSESCQQPRPGLKVVTHDGQEHTLDFTTVKKLPEVDLAILQFNSNRNYKLAILANYDTNINSEREVQLPNGQIVQEYGHFVFASGWPGINNRDITELKYRFSVGRLLPENKMVGFRIRPVAEGYQAVYTSITYPGMSGGPVLDTDGRVIAVHGQNEGERVSNEGASGNERVLIGYSLSIPISKFLNLAPQVSIPLNNVTIQTNPARALNQDDIEAIGAEFVLAGMQEQTAAQPNSAVYWANQGNQYWRALRPPQALEAYEKAIEIDSEFYPVWYGKGLVKTFQAKYDEAFVNYNKAITILDNQIAQFPRETERQDRREWVVKLRDQIQPLMANSPTAPTTPTVNSPSPPTQSESTVQPSPSSPPPEPNITPPQPEPETQPETQPETQPGFLW